The following are from one region of the Streptomyces decoyicus genome:
- a CDS encoding Hsp20/alpha crystallin family protein: MLMRTDPFRELDRLTQQLMGTSGTWSRPSPMPMDAYREGDEYVIALDLPGVSTDAIDIDVERNMLTVKAERRPVTKGDTVQMELSERPLGVFSRQLMLADTLDTEHIKADYDAGVLTLRIPIAERAKPRKIAIGRDSTQKQISG, translated from the coding sequence ATGTTGATGCGCACCGACCCGTTCCGCGAGCTCGATCGGCTCACCCAGCAGCTCATGGGCACGTCCGGCACGTGGTCCCGGCCGTCCCCGATGCCGATGGACGCCTATCGCGAGGGCGACGAATACGTCATCGCTCTCGACCTGCCCGGCGTCTCCACGGACGCGATCGATATCGACGTCGAACGGAACATGCTGACCGTCAAGGCCGAACGCCGGCCGGTCACCAAGGGCGACACCGTGCAGATGGAGCTCTCCGAGCGCCCCCTGGGCGTCTTCTCGCGCCAGCTCATGCTGGCCGACACCCTCGACACCGAGCACATCAAGGCCGATTACGACGCAGGCGTCCTGACCCTGCGCATCCCGATCGCCGAGCGCGCCAAGCCCCGCAAGATCGCCATCGGCCGGGACTCCACGCAGAAGCAGATCAGCGGCTGA
- a CDS encoding type III effector protein — protein MPTADQPSPATGPNAAPGSFLATAAALSAIREALRAAHTVQDDEPQGPGAVPQDEALASLLLLREVREHLAGWESGLIEAAREAGASWADLAQPLGVASRQAAERRYLRLRPGAANTTGEERVKATRDRRAADRTVTAWARHNAADLRRLAGQITALTNLPAGARAPLAHLDQALADNDAAQLLIPLAATQPHLQHDHPDLATRVATFTRHAAQLRLNSDDQRRPT, from the coding sequence GTGCCCACAGCCGACCAGCCCAGCCCTGCTACCGGCCCGAACGCTGCCCCCGGGTCCTTCCTCGCGACCGCCGCTGCGCTGAGCGCCATCAGGGAAGCGCTGCGCGCCGCCCACACCGTGCAGGACGACGAACCGCAGGGGCCCGGCGCAGTACCCCAGGACGAGGCCCTGGCCTCTCTCCTGCTGCTCAGGGAAGTCCGCGAACACCTGGCGGGCTGGGAGAGCGGACTGATCGAAGCGGCCCGGGAGGCGGGCGCCAGCTGGGCGGACCTTGCCCAGCCCCTCGGCGTCGCCAGCCGCCAGGCAGCCGAGCGCCGCTACCTCCGCCTGCGGCCCGGCGCCGCCAACACCACCGGCGAAGAGCGCGTCAAAGCCACCCGCGACCGCCGCGCCGCCGACCGCACCGTCACCGCCTGGGCCCGCCACAACGCCGCCGACCTGCGCCGGCTCGCCGGCCAGATCACCGCCCTCACCAACCTCCCGGCCGGCGCCCGCGCCCCCCTCGCCCACCTCGACCAGGCCCTCGCCGACAATGACGCCGCCCAGCTCCTCATCCCCCTGGCCGCCACTCAGCCGCACCTCCAGCACGACCACCCGGACCTCGCCACCCGCGTCGCCACCTTCACCCGCCACGCCGCTCAGCTGCGCCTCAACAGCGACGATCAGCGCCGTCCCACCTGA
- a CDS encoding GNAT family N-acetyltransferase → MIVTRAAVPEDATELVRLRRLMFLAMNGRDSPGSWERDAETTVRRQLAGPAARLAGFVVAGDEAGAPHLAACALGTIEERLPSPSHPSGHFGFVFNVCTDPRYRGRGYARATTEALLGWFAERGVTRVDLHATDDAEPLYRSLGFAEHSLALSLDVRSGECAVP, encoded by the coding sequence ATGATCGTGACCCGAGCCGCTGTTCCCGAGGACGCCACCGAACTCGTCCGGCTGCGTCGGCTGATGTTCCTTGCGATGAACGGGCGCGATTCTCCGGGGAGTTGGGAGCGGGACGCGGAGACGACGGTGCGGCGGCAGCTGGCCGGCCCGGCTGCCCGGCTGGCCGGATTCGTGGTGGCGGGTGACGAGGCGGGTGCGCCGCATCTCGCGGCGTGCGCACTTGGGACCATCGAGGAACGGCTGCCGTCACCGAGCCACCCGTCGGGGCACTTCGGCTTCGTCTTCAACGTCTGTACGGACCCCCGCTACCGGGGCCGCGGCTATGCGCGCGCCACGACGGAGGCACTGCTGGGCTGGTTCGCCGAGCGGGGCGTCACCCGGGTCGATCTGCATGCCACCGACGATGCCGAGCCGCTGTACCGCAGCCTGGGTTTCGCCGAACACTCCCTGGCGCTGTCACTGGACGTGCGGTCCGGCGAGTGCGCCGTCCCGTAG
- a CDS encoding CoA-binding protein, with product MYGDPSTIRKILTELGETWAVVGLSHNEQRAAHGVAEVLQRYGKRIVPVHPKAETVHGEQGYPSLAAIPFPVDVVDVFVNSEHAGGIADEAVAVGAKAVWFQLGVIDEAAWDRVHDSGLDMVMDRCPAIEIPRLG from the coding sequence GTGTACGGCGACCCCAGCACGATCCGCAAGATCCTCACCGAGCTCGGCGAGACCTGGGCCGTCGTGGGCCTGTCCCACAACGAGCAGCGCGCCGCGCACGGCGTCGCGGAGGTGTTGCAGCGGTACGGCAAGCGGATCGTGCCGGTGCATCCGAAGGCCGAGACGGTGCACGGCGAGCAGGGGTATCCCTCGCTGGCGGCGATTCCGTTTCCGGTCGACGTGGTCGATGTGTTCGTCAACAGCGAGCATGCGGGCGGCATCGCCGACGAGGCCGTTGCGGTCGGGGCGAAGGCCGTCTGGTTCCAGCTCGGGGTGATCGACGAGGCGGCCTGGGACCGGGTGCACGACTCCGGGCTCGACATGGTGATGGACCGCTGTCCGGCGATTGAGATTCCCCGTTTGGGCTGA
- a CDS encoding type VII secretion system-associated protein: MEESTQSAMTAGVPVTGEEMPEPPPEVIEAARKAPDHWLAMVDLTWQGEGPPPLWALIGQWRSSPTGEIVEWRDNPEYRPSPQMLDWAEPTDAVDSAIQLAATGYGPGEAVSEALARAEVSVLVTATGTPLAAASPEGTPVIPVYTSQSYLESVGRLLYDRRPVAELVEQLPPGHALYLNPTGPVSMLVDTEELRATLGGASGTTAETREPVAPRPGTGAGGAEPVGSGRAIGKPARAATGSTVVGAGLAGSGRSRGAN, from the coding sequence ATGGAAGAGAGCACACAGTCGGCGATGACGGCGGGAGTTCCGGTGACGGGCGAGGAGATGCCCGAGCCCCCGCCGGAGGTCATCGAGGCGGCACGCAAGGCACCCGACCACTGGCTGGCCATGGTGGATCTGACCTGGCAGGGCGAGGGACCACCGCCCCTGTGGGCGCTGATCGGACAATGGCGCTCGAGCCCGACGGGCGAGATCGTGGAGTGGCGGGACAACCCGGAGTACCGGCCGTCACCCCAGATGCTGGACTGGGCGGAGCCGACCGACGCGGTCGACAGCGCAATCCAGCTCGCCGCGACCGGCTACGGACCGGGCGAGGCCGTCTCCGAGGCGCTGGCACGCGCGGAGGTCTCCGTCCTGGTCACCGCGACCGGTACGCCACTGGCTGCCGCCTCACCCGAGGGCACCCCGGTGATCCCCGTCTACACCTCGCAGAGCTACCTCGAATCGGTGGGCCGTCTGCTGTACGACCGACGGCCGGTGGCCGAACTCGTCGAGCAGCTGCCGCCGGGGCATGCGCTGTACCTCAACCCGACCGGCCCGGTGAGCATGCTGGTGGACACCGAGGAACTGCGCGCCACGCTGGGCGGAGCATCCGGTACGACGGCCGAGACGCGGGAACCCGTGGCGCCGCGGCCCGGTACCGGAGCCGGCGGCGCCGAGCCGGTGGGCAGCGGCCGGGCGATCGGCAAACCGGCCCGTGCCGCGACGGGCAGCACCGTCGTCGGGGCCGGGCTGGCCGGCAGCGGAAGGTCCCGCGGCGCGAACTGA
- a CDS encoding YigZ family protein, translating into MQEQYRTLAREGVHEIEINKSRFLCALAPVATEAEAQDFIARIRKEHPTARHHCFAYVLGADGGIQKASDDGEPGGTAGVPMLQMLVRREVRFVVAVVTRYFGGVKLGAGGLIRAYGGVVGEALDVLGTVTRQRFRLVTVTVDHQRAGRVENDLRTTGRAVREVTYGAEVRIEIGLPEADLDAFRGWLADTTAGTARLELGGEAYGEL; encoded by the coding sequence ATGCAGGAGCAGTACCGCACGCTCGCGCGCGAGGGCGTCCACGAGATCGAGATCAACAAGTCCCGCTTCCTCTGCGCGCTCGCGCCGGTCGCGACCGAGGCCGAGGCCCAGGACTTCATCGCGCGCATCCGCAAGGAGCACCCCACGGCCCGCCATCACTGCTTCGCCTACGTCCTGGGCGCCGACGGCGGCATCCAGAAGGCGAGCGACGACGGCGAGCCGGGCGGCACCGCGGGCGTACCGATGCTTCAGATGCTGGTGCGCCGCGAGGTGCGCTTCGTCGTCGCCGTCGTCACCCGCTACTTCGGCGGGGTCAAGCTGGGCGCGGGCGGCCTCATCCGTGCGTACGGAGGCGTCGTCGGCGAGGCGCTGGACGTGCTGGGCACGGTCACCCGGCAGCGCTTCCGCCTGGTGACGGTCACCGTCGACCACCAGCGCGCGGGCCGGGTGGAGAACGATCTGCGCACGACGGGACGGGCGGTGCGCGAGGTGACCTACGGGGCGGAGGTACGCATCGAGATCGGGCTGCCGGAGGCCGATCTGGACGCCTTCCGCGGCTGGCTCGCGGACACCACCGCCGGCACCGCTCGGCTGGAGCTCGGCGGCGAGGCGTACGGGGAGCTCTGA
- a CDS encoding APC family permease, with amino-acid sequence MPELLDERVGFVRRIGLFQATAINMSQMCGIGPFVTIPLMVAAFGGPQAVTGFLAGAVLALADGLIWAELGASLPGAGGSYVYLRQAFQYRTGKLMPFLFVWTAMLFIPLGMSTGVIGFVQYLGYLWPDMSPGQGDLVGLVLTVGIIGLLWRRVENIAKLTVILWTVMIASVLLVIVAAFTHFSAERAFTYPAHAFELTASHFWIGFAAGLTIGIYDYLGYNTIAYMGAEIRQPGRTIPRAVITSILGIMTIYLLLQIGTLGVVNWQDMLDPHSTASSSVASAVLEKAWGRGAADTVTVLILITAVASVFTGLLGGSRVPYDAARDRVFFRPYGKLHPRHRFPVLGLLTMGAVMAVGFLIGRHTDLATIIQLLTTVMVIVQSLAQVAAVTVLRRRQPGLRRPYRMWLYPLPSVVALAGWLVIYGYADRNSPGRHPIEWSLAWVGAGVVAFLAWARYEKEWPFGPKQISEEYLHGADPDAEGAGGAEGAGGDKGEKGAAGTVGAAGGS; translated from the coding sequence ATGCCTGAACTCCTCGATGAGCGCGTGGGATTCGTCCGCCGGATCGGGCTGTTCCAGGCCACCGCCATCAACATGAGTCAGATGTGCGGCATCGGCCCCTTCGTGACCATCCCGCTGATGGTCGCGGCGTTCGGCGGGCCGCAGGCCGTGACCGGGTTCCTCGCCGGCGCGGTCCTGGCGCTCGCTGACGGGCTGATCTGGGCCGAGCTGGGTGCGTCGCTGCCCGGGGCGGGCGGCAGCTATGTCTATCTGCGGCAGGCTTTCCAGTACCGGACCGGCAAGCTGATGCCGTTTCTGTTCGTCTGGACGGCCATGCTGTTCATCCCGCTGGGGATGTCCACCGGCGTGATCGGCTTTGTGCAGTACCTCGGCTATCTGTGGCCGGACATGAGCCCGGGGCAGGGCGACCTCGTCGGACTCGTCCTCACCGTGGGCATCATCGGCCTGCTGTGGCGACGGGTGGAGAACATCGCCAAGCTCACCGTCATCCTGTGGACGGTGATGATCGCCTCCGTCCTCCTGGTCATCGTCGCCGCCTTCACCCACTTCAGCGCGGAGCGTGCCTTCACCTACCCGGCCCACGCCTTCGAGCTGACGGCGAGTCACTTCTGGATCGGCTTCGCAGCCGGCCTGACGATCGGCATCTACGACTACCTCGGCTACAACACCATCGCGTACATGGGCGCCGAGATCAGACAGCCCGGCCGCACCATCCCCCGCGCCGTCATCACCTCGATCCTGGGCATCATGACGATCTATCTGCTGCTGCAGATCGGCACCCTGGGCGTCGTGAACTGGCAGGACATGCTCGACCCGCACTCCACGGCGTCCTCCTCGGTCGCCTCCGCGGTGCTGGAGAAGGCCTGGGGCAGGGGCGCCGCCGACACCGTCACCGTGCTCATCCTCATCACCGCCGTCGCCTCCGTCTTCACCGGACTCCTGGGCGGCTCCCGGGTCCCCTACGACGCCGCCCGCGACCGGGTCTTCTTCCGCCCGTACGGCAAGCTGCACCCCCGCCACCGCTTCCCCGTGCTGGGCCTGCTGACCATGGGAGCCGTGATGGCGGTGGGCTTCCTCATCGGACGGCACACCGACCTGGCCACCATCATCCAGCTGCTGACCACCGTCATGGTGATCGTGCAGTCGCTGGCCCAGGTCGCGGCGGTGACTGTGCTGCGCCGCCGTCAGCCGGGGCTGCGCCGTCCGTACCGGATGTGGCTCTATCCGCTGCCGAGCGTCGTGGCGCTGGCCGGCTGGCTGGTGATCTACGGCTACGCGGACCGCAACTCGCCCGGCAGGCACCCCATCGAATGGTCGCTGGCGTGGGTCGGGGCGGGCGTCGTGGCCTTCCTCGCCTGGGCCCGCTACGAGAAGGAGTGGCCGTTCGGGCCGAAGCAGATCAGCGAGGAGTATCTGCATGGCGCGGATCCGGACGCCGAGGGGGCCGGAGGAGCCGAGGGGGCCGGAGGAGACAAGGGGGAGAAGGGAGCCGCGGGCACGGTGGGCGCCGCCGGGGGCAGTTGA
- a CDS encoding exonuclease SbcCD subunit D, producing MRFLHTSDWHLGRSFHRVSLLSAQRAFLDHLVETVRAREIDAVLVAGDIYDRAVPPLAAVELFDDALHRLAGLGVPTVMISGNHDSARRLGVGSGLMEQAGIHLRTDPAGCGTPVLLADAHGPVALYGLPYLEPAMVRDTLGARRADHAEVLGAAMGRVRADLADRPAGTRSVVLAHAFVTGGAVSDSERDITVGGVASVPVAVFDGVDYVALGHLHGCQTLTERVRYSGSPLAYSFSEAGHRKSSWIVDLDADGAVHAERVDCPVPRPLARIRGPLEQLLDDPEPGRHEESWVEATLTDTARPHEPMARLARRFPHIVSLVFDPDEGPTRSPASYAQRLRGRSDQEIAEDFVEHVRSGRAADEQERDELRSAIDEVRVDDMAAEVAR from the coding sequence GTGAGATTTCTGCACACCTCCGACTGGCATCTGGGACGGTCCTTCCACCGGGTGAGCCTGCTCTCCGCCCAGCGGGCGTTCCTCGATCATCTCGTCGAGACGGTGCGGGCCAGGGAGATCGACGCGGTGCTCGTCGCCGGCGATATCTACGACCGTGCCGTGCCGCCGCTCGCCGCCGTCGAGCTCTTCGATGACGCCCTGCACCGGCTCGCCGGTCTCGGTGTCCCGACGGTGATGATCTCCGGCAACCATGACTCGGCCCGCCGGCTGGGCGTCGGCTCCGGACTGATGGAGCAGGCCGGCATCCATCTCCGCACCGACCCGGCCGGCTGCGGCACGCCGGTGCTGCTTGCGGATGCCCATGGCCCGGTGGCGCTCTACGGACTGCCGTACCTCGAACCCGCCATGGTGCGCGACACCCTCGGCGCACGGCGGGCCGACCACGCAGAGGTGCTGGGCGCGGCGATGGGCCGGGTGCGGGCCGATCTCGCGGACCGGCCCGCGGGGACCCGTTCCGTGGTCCTTGCGCATGCCTTTGTCACCGGTGGCGCGGTCAGCGACAGCGAGCGCGATATCACGGTCGGCGGGGTCGCCTCCGTCCCCGTCGCCGTGTTCGACGGCGTGGACTACGTCGCGCTCGGGCATCTGCACGGCTGTCAGACCCTCACCGAGCGGGTTCGTTACTCCGGATCGCCGCTCGCCTACTCCTTCTCCGAGGCCGGTCACCGCAAGTCGTCATGGATCGTGGATCTCGACGCGGACGGCGCCGTGCACGCGGAGCGGGTGGACTGCCCGGTGCCGCGGCCGCTGGCCCGTATCCGGGGACCGCTGGAGCAGCTGCTCGACGACCCGGAGCCGGGCCGGCACGAGGAGTCCTGGGTCGAGGCGACGCTCACCGACACCGCCCGCCCGCATGAGCCCATGGCCCGGCTCGCCCGGCGCTTCCCGCACATCGTCAGCCTCGTCTTCGATCCCGACGAGGGGCCCACCCGTTCGCCGGCCTCGTACGCGCAGCGGTTGCGCGGGCGCAGCGACCAGGAGATCGCCGAGGACTTCGTGGAACACGTACGGTCCGGCCGGGCGGCCGATGAGCAGGAGCGGGACGAACTGCGCTCGGCGATCGACGAGGTGCGTGTCGACGACATGGCGGCCGAGGTGGCGCGTTGA
- a CDS encoding AAA family ATPase — protein sequence MRLHRLTLTAFGPFGGSQTIDFDRLSRDGLFLLHGPTGAGKTSVLDAVCFALYGSVPGARQSGQALRSDLADPLTLTEVVLELTVGERRLEITRLPEQPRPKKRGSGTTKEKAQSRLREFVPAGTGAGGVAGGDGPADGAGGDGPTDGAGGHWKALSRSHQEIGEEISQLLGMSKEQFCQVVLLPQGDFARFLRADAEARSRLLGRLFDTRRFAALEEQLNARRKTAADTVTAGDERLLALAHRMAQAAGESSDLTDPSVPAPDRTGQATAGAAARGRGAAAGGRGRAQATAAARTTVTATVPGQAGSVEGGGRGGQAASVRTAAAQDPAAPGPGEPGFAEAVLVRAAVARVSARERLAVARSAVHAAEAAEHQAAGRWEEARERHRLQQRYADARRRAARLDDRAEERERTRDRLARARAAAEVAPALALRDAAWRELDAAQRAERQHRSPLPAGLADAEGDQLAAQERQVREELGSLGAARRAERRAADISREWAGLDREARADEQTLLDAAEWLATWSEAQRAHRQRIETAQEAATRAEQLGTRIEPAAERWEAARRRDRLGADVRSAEGELLAARERSAAAHEHWLDLKDRRLRGIAAELADGLRDGQACAVCGATEHPDPARADADHVDRTAEEAALEAHRQAEETRQQAADHQQSAKEALAAAAATAGDAPTGELAAQVEELRADFARAHALGADLHAAREALGRAEREYERRRDEQQQAERRAAARTSHREALDRERAALEEELTRARGDCPSVADRAARLERQVALLAAAAEAARTANACAERLKEADAGLSDAAYRAGFDTPQAAAEALLRDDEWRVLQQQLDDWQAESAAVEAELADPGTSAAAALPPADPVAAQAAHQAATARLRTASATHAAALERCTELDRLSARAEADARALAPVRAAHDRIARLAALASGTSTENERRMRLESYVLAARLEQVAAAATARLHRMSGGRYTLVHSDERAGGARRSGLGLHVVDAWTGHERDTSSLSGGETFFASLALALGLADVVTDEAGGTRLDTLFIDEGFGSLDEQTLDEVLDVLDSLRERDRSVGIVSHVTDLKARIPSQLEVVKDRSGSTVRHRVRG from the coding sequence TTGAGGCTGCACCGGCTCACCCTCACCGCCTTCGGACCCTTCGGCGGCTCGCAGACCATCGACTTCGACCGGCTGTCGCGGGACGGCCTGTTTCTGCTGCACGGCCCGACGGGCGCGGGCAAGACCTCGGTCCTGGACGCGGTGTGCTTTGCGCTGTACGGATCGGTGCCCGGGGCGCGGCAGAGCGGCCAGGCGCTGCGCAGCGATCTGGCCGACCCGCTGACCCTCACCGAAGTCGTCCTCGAACTGACCGTGGGCGAGCGGCGGTTGGAGATCACCAGGCTCCCCGAGCAGCCACGCCCCAAGAAGCGGGGCAGCGGCACGACGAAGGAGAAGGCGCAGAGCAGGCTGCGGGAATTCGTTCCGGCGGGGACCGGGGCCGGGGGAGTGGCGGGCGGCGACGGGCCGGCGGACGGCGCGGGCGGCGACGGGCCGACGGACGGCGCGGGCGGCCACTGGAAGGCGCTGAGCCGCTCGCACCAGGAGATCGGCGAGGAGATCAGCCAGCTGCTCGGGATGAGCAAGGAGCAGTTCTGTCAGGTGGTGCTGCTTCCGCAGGGCGACTTCGCGCGCTTTCTGCGGGCCGACGCGGAGGCCCGCTCCCGGCTGCTGGGGCGGCTCTTCGACACCCGGCGGTTCGCGGCCCTCGAAGAGCAGTTGAATGCGCGCCGCAAGACGGCCGCTGACACGGTCACGGCGGGCGACGAACGGCTGTTGGCGCTGGCGCACCGGATGGCGCAGGCGGCGGGTGAGAGTTCCGATCTCACCGATCCGTCGGTCCCGGCGCCGGACCGGACCGGGCAGGCGACGGCGGGCGCAGCGGCGCGCGGACGCGGTGCCGCGGCCGGCGGGCGCGGCCGGGCGCAGGCGACGGCCGCGGCAAGGACGACGGTCACGGCGACCGTACCGGGGCAGGCCGGGTCCGTGGAGGGCGGTGGACGGGGCGGGCAGGCCGCGTCGGTCCGTACCGCCGCTGCGCAGGACCCGGCCGCACCCGGTCCCGGCGAGCCGGGCTTCGCTGAGGCGGTGCTGGTCAGGGCAGCCGTCGCCCGGGTGAGCGCACGGGAGCGGCTGGCGGTGGCTCGGTCCGCGGTGCACGCCGCGGAGGCCGCGGAGCACCAGGCGGCCGGGCGCTGGGAAGAGGCCCGCGAGCGGCACCGGCTCCAGCAGCGGTACGCGGACGCCCGGCGGCGGGCCGCCCGGCTCGATGACCGTGCCGAGGAGCGGGAGCGCACCCGCGACAGGCTGGCGCGGGCGCGTGCGGCCGCGGAGGTCGCGCCCGCACTCGCCCTGCGCGACGCCGCCTGGCGCGAACTGGACGCGGCGCAGCGGGCCGAGCGACAGCACAGAAGCCCGCTGCCGGCCGGCCTCGCCGACGCCGAGGGTGATCAACTCGCCGCACAGGAACGGCAGGTGCGGGAGGAGCTGGGCTCGCTCGGGGCGGCCCGGCGGGCCGAGCGGCGAGCCGCCGACATCAGCCGGGAGTGGGCCGGCCTCGACCGCGAGGCGCGGGCCGACGAGCAGACGCTGCTGGACGCCGCCGAGTGGCTCGCCACCTGGAGCGAGGCCCAGCGCGCCCACCGGCAGCGCATCGAGACGGCACAGGAGGCCGCCACCCGGGCCGAACAGCTCGGCACGCGGATCGAACCCGCCGCCGAACGATGGGAGGCGGCCCGTCGTCGCGACCGGCTCGGTGCCGACGTGCGGTCGGCGGAAGGCGAACTGCTCGCCGCCCGGGAGCGGTCCGCGGCAGCCCATGAGCACTGGCTCGACCTCAAGGACCGCAGGCTGCGCGGGATCGCCGCCGAGCTCGCGGACGGGCTGCGCGACGGTCAGGCATGCGCGGTGTGCGGCGCCACCGAGCACCCCGACCCGGCCCGCGCCGACGCGGACCACGTCGACCGGACGGCCGAGGAGGCCGCCCTGGAAGCCCACCGTCAGGCCGAGGAGACCCGTCAGCAGGCGGCGGACCACCAGCAGTCGGCCAAGGAGGCGCTGGCCGCAGCGGCCGCCACGGCGGGGGACGCCCCGACCGGTGAACTCGCCGCGCAGGTCGAGGAGTTGCGCGCCGACTTCGCCCGCGCCCATGCGCTCGGCGCTGACCTCCATGCCGCCCGCGAGGCGCTCGGACGCGCCGAGCGTGAGTACGAACGGCGCCGCGACGAGCAGCAGCAGGCCGAGCGCCGGGCCGCTGCGCGTACCTCCCACCGTGAGGCGCTGGACCGCGAACGGGCCGCCTTGGAAGAGGAGCTGACCCGGGCGCGGGGCGACTGCCCGAGCGTGGCCGACCGGGCCGCACGGCTGGAGCGGCAGGTCGCCCTGCTCGCCGCGGCGGCGGAGGCGGCCCGGACGGCGAACGCCTGCGCCGAGCGGCTCAAGGAGGCCGACGCCGGGCTGTCCGACGCCGCCTACCGCGCAGGATTCGACACCCCGCAGGCCGCCGCGGAGGCGCTGCTCCGGGACGACGAATGGCGCGTGCTGCAACAGCAACTCGACGACTGGCAGGCCGAATCCGCCGCGGTGGAAGCGGAGCTGGCCGACCCCGGGACCTCCGCCGCCGCGGCCCTGCCGCCCGCGGACCCGGTCGCCGCGCAGGCCGCTCACCAAGCCGCGACGGCGCGGCTGCGAACGGCGTCCGCCACCCATGCCGCGGCCCTGGAACGCTGTACGGAGCTCGACCGGCTCTCCGCCCGCGCCGAGGCCGATGCCCGTGCCCTGGCCCCGGTGCGCGCCGCCCACGACCGCATCGCCCGTCTTGCCGCACTCGCCTCCGGAACGTCCACGGAGAACGAGCGGCGGATGCGCCTGGAATCGTATGTGCTCGCCGCCCGGCTCGAACAGGTCGCGGCCGCCGCCACGGCCCGGCTGCACCGGATGTCCGGCGGCCGCTACACCCTCGTCCACTCCGACGAACGGGCCGGCGGCGCCCGGCGCTCCGGCCTCGGCCTGCACGTCGTCGACGCCTGGACCGGCCACGAACGGGACACCTCCAGCCTCTCCGGCGGCGAGACCTTCTTCGCCTCGCTAGCGCTGGCGCTCGGCCTCGCCGATGTCGTCACCGACGAGGCGGGCGGCACCCGGCTGGACACCCTCTTCATCGACGAGGGGTTCGGGAGCCTGGACGAACAGACCCTGGACGAGGTACTGGACGTTCTGGACTCACTGCGCGAACGCGACCGCAGCGTCGGGATCGTCAGCCACGTCACCGACCTCAAGGCGCGGATCCCCTCCCAGCTGGAGGTCGTCAAGGACCGGTCGGGCTCGACGGTCCGGCATCGGGTACGGGGCTGA
- a CDS encoding Lrp/AsnC family transcriptional regulator: MTGYSPDATDWRILDVLQHNGRAGYAELARAVNMSASAVTERVRRLEEAGVISGYAAVIDPERIGLPVLAFVRLRYPNGNYKPFHDLLETTSEILEAHHVTGDDCFVLKVAARSMRHLEEVSGRIGALGAVTTSVVYSSPLSRRAVSR; encoded by the coding sequence ATGACCGGCTATTCCCCTGACGCCACCGACTGGCGCATCCTCGACGTCCTCCAGCACAACGGCCGCGCGGGCTACGCCGAGCTCGCCCGCGCCGTGAACATGTCCGCCAGCGCCGTCACCGAACGGGTCCGCCGGCTGGAGGAGGCCGGGGTGATCTCGGGCTACGCGGCGGTGATCGACCCCGAGCGCATCGGGCTGCCGGTGCTGGCCTTCGTGCGACTGCGGTACCCGAACGGCAACTACAAGCCGTTCCACGATCTGCTGGAGACGACTTCGGAGATCCTGGAGGCGCACCACGTCACGGGCGACGACTGCTTCGTCCTCAAGGTCGCCGCCCGGTCGATGAGGCATCTGGAGGAGGTGTCCGGCCGGATCGGCGCGCTGGGGGCGGTGACCACCAGCGTCGTCTACTCCTCGCCGCTCTCCCGCCGCGCCGTCAGCCGGTGA
- a CDS encoding rhodanese-like domain-containing protein — protein MPLQTPRPAAPSPVLATAPAAPADAAAYFAARLAFHTDVADVHTALAGGATDFVVVDSRSSEAWDQGHVPGAVHLPAARIPQDAGELLDPAVPVVVYCWGPGCDGATRAALALARLGHRVKEMLGGIEYWIREGYEVETRQGRERRPADPLTAPVSAPLSVPVTDPGADPLTAPVGAGDCGC, from the coding sequence ATGCCCCTACAGACGCCGCGGCCCGCCGCCCCCAGCCCTGTCCTGGCCACCGCGCCGGCTGCGCCCGCCGACGCCGCCGCCTACTTCGCCGCCCGGCTCGCCTTCCACACCGATGTCGCCGATGTGCACACCGCCCTCGCGGGCGGTGCCACCGACTTCGTCGTCGTCGACTCCCGTAGTTCCGAGGCCTGGGACCAGGGCCATGTCCCGGGCGCCGTTCACCTGCCGGCCGCCCGCATCCCGCAGGACGCGGGGGAGCTGCTCGATCCGGCGGTCCCGGTCGTCGTGTACTGCTGGGGGCCCGGCTGCGACGGTGCCACCCGCGCCGCCCTCGCGCTGGCCCGGCTCGGCCACCGGGTCAAGGAGATGCTCGGCGGTATCGAGTACTGGATCCGGGAGGGCTACGAGGTCGAGACCCGGCAGGGCAGGGAACGGCGGCCGGCCGATCCGCTGACGGCGCCTGTGTCGGCTCCTCTGTCGGTTCCTGTGACGGATCCTGGGGCCGATCCTCTGACGGCTCCCGTGGGGGCGGGGGATTGCGGCTGCTGA